The stretch of DNA TAATCAATCAAAAGTTCCTGCTGAGAAAAAGAAGGGTGGTGAGTGGTGACTAAGAAAAACAAGGGTGAACTCTATCCTTCGTAGACAAAATTGGCCCAGATGGAGAAAAAAAGGGGGAAAAATCAATGCCTGACCTTCCTTCCATACTGAGTACGACAGCAGTTTCATTCTCTTTTTCAAATCTCTGATGTAATTTGTCCCTCGGCATTTCAACCGACATTCTAAGGGGTTGGGATTCGGGATGAGTGTGATCATAAAGATGATTATCGACAACACCCCTAGCTTTTGGGCGTAGTACCCTCTTCATCGTAAATGATACAAAGTTGATCACCATCTCGAACAAGCTCTATCTCATCCACTTCAGCTCCATCTGAGGTGAATACTTTAGTACAGCGGCACCCAAACTTTTTGGAGCCAATGTCTAGCAATTCTTGAATGGTCTCCGGCAACATGACAAGTTTGGCAGCCTCTCCTTTCCCAGGGCATCTAAGAATCACTCTCGCTAGTTGGTTTCCAAAGGTTGGGGAGTTCGAGAAACCATTCCCGTCTGCCATAGGGTCAGctgcaaattttaaatttatgaTAGTCAACTCGGAGTCTAGGACAAGAATCATAAAAGAAAATTATCTAATTTAGATCAATGATGGTAGTAAATTCATAATTGAAAGTATCTGATACTATGGGAAAATTATCTAATTTAGATCAACTCGGAGTCCTACTACCTTCTCCTTTTTCCTTTATTTTGCCTTCACTTTTCTAGACTGCCCAAATTGTAAAAGTTACACCATTGAATTGAATAGAAAGATACTTTCTTAAATGTAAAGTTCTATATATCGAAGGTCAATGGATCAAAATATGTGAGAACGATATTGTAATTAGACAAAGAAAAATGAATACTGAAGATGGAAACTAAAACCACTCACCTCTAGCGGCAGCTGACATGATCCCAAATAAAGAGTTCCGAAATGTGTTAACTCGGCGTCTAGGCTGGCGGTCAGCCCAAGTCACTTCGCGCAAGCGTGGAGTGACATCCATTGAACTATTACTCCGAGTCTTCCTAAGTAATCTAGGACTAACTTCCTTATCAGGCACAATTACAACCGATTGTCTACTAGCCTCTTCTTTCGAAACAAATAGCGCCTTAATTTCTTCATTCGCATTAAAATTGGCCACTCTCCTTGGGGTCCACCCGTGAGAATCAGCCTGGTCGACATCCGCACCTTGCTTTAAAAGGAACTTCACTATTTTCGGATTTCCGCCAGAAACGGCAGCATGAAGAGCAGTGGACCCATTGCTCTTAGGCAGAGTAACATCACCGCCATACCGAACAATGTCCTTTAGGATCTCTAGGCTATCTTGCTCTACTGCATAACAGGCGTATTGAGGCACATCACCAGAACTTAGAGTAGCACCCTGATCAATAAGTAGCTTGATCAAGGACTCATGCCTCCCCGTTACTGCGTCCCATAAAGGGACATTTCCTTCTGAGTCTGAATTATAAAAACTACTATATTCAGAAATTCATTTGATAAAAAGACTACGTTTGATACTTTGATGAGAAACAAACCAAAAACCTTATCACAAATTCTTGTGCAAGGCAGCCTTACACAAGCATATCAACAAACAAGGTTTTATGGTAACTGTTTTGCACTTAAGAGGGTCATCATCTCGTGCATGGATCCATTTTACACAACATTAATGTAAAGATCTTCCAGGAGATAATTGACTCCACCCCATCCCTTCCTTGTTCCAAGAGCCTCTTTGTGGCGCTGGTCAGTAATGATAATAATCATGGTGTTAAATTTAGGATGTAACATCGCATCACGACCACTTCGTAAAGATTTCGAAGATCTGCATTCATGAAGCAATGACCAAGACTAGGATGCGATAACCCATCTCAGAGATTAAGGCTAAAACTGTCAATTAATACCATTATAAACTGAATGATCAACACTTTGAAGTTTGAACTAGAAAACGAATATCTAAGTGAATACCCGAAGATGTCAATATGTAAGCTGGACACGAACATTCGAATAATCTCTATAAAGATAACACAGTAAAGGATAAAGATTGTTGTTAGAGTACCTCTGACATTTGGATCTGCCCCATATGCAAGGAGAACAACTGCACAATTTTCACTCCCATTTGCAGCAGCTATGTGCTGGTGATGAAAACAAGCGGAAAAAATTTACAAACATGGCACGAGAAAAAAGGGGGGAAATTTTCTCTTTCTGTTAAAAATCAAAAAGCAAAATTTTCCCAGTGCCTCAGACACTCAACTTTAACAATCTTTATCATTGTGATTTGTGAGACACAGAGCAGCCAATTCCAGATGACCCGCAATTGCGTATCCACCTTATACCAAATGGGCTCGCAGGACACTCAAAAGTTACAATATTTTGTTTTGCCAAATTTTCAGGATGAAAACTTATAGTTCACAATTTTTGTCTAATAAAATGGTTCACAATTTAATAAAATATTAGGTTCAGCCACTATTGACCCATAATGAAATTTGTGTCTATTACttcacaaaataagaagataGTTTAGGCAATCATGTAGTTATGCAAGTATTGATTGGAAGACTAAGTGCAACTACGAGAAAGCTTCACATACCAGAGCAGTGCGCCCATTCATGTCTGATTCATTTGGTTCAGAGCCCCGTCGTAGTAAATGTTGCAGCAATGGTTCATCCCCTCTCGCGGCAGCAAAACATAAACTGAGAGGCAAATCCATTCTACCATGAGCTAACATGTTCTCTATATCTCGGAGAATAGATTGCATCAATGGGTCACTTTGTTCTTTCAAATGCTGGGCCACACGCACACATATAATGTTCAGTGTCAGAAGTTAGTACATGAGTTACAGCTCTAGAGATGTCATCCTAATAATGTATATCAATTATCAGCCTAAAATTTTCAACATTCTAGGGTATTTATTGTCTCTTATACTGCCTTGTCAATAGGTCTTCTACGAAACTATACATTTTAGTGAAATTTGTTTGCTTAGTGCCCCCTGTTATTATTGGTTTTTGTAGTAACACTATCAAAACCCAAATCTGCCAAAAAAATCCATTTGGAAGGAAGCATTAGTGTTAAACTTTAGAAAAAGATCAGCGCCACTGAGGGTCAAATTTTAATTTCTGGACAATTAGTTAGAATAAACTGAAACTAAAATTTCAGTAACTAGTTAACTACTGCTCAGATTGACTAGATTTATACTTGAGCAAGTAAGAGCGATAACAAAAAGTCTTGAACCCAGTATACTTACCTCTAGTAGATTGTTCATAATAATGGCTCCATCTCCAACATTTGCCTGGACTAAATTCAGAAAAGCAGTACGATTCAAGCGCAGAAGCTGACATAATCTCTTTGTGCGAACCGTAAAGAGCTGTGGTCTATAACAAAGAACACCTATCTCTCCACAGACATCTCCTGAATTAACATCTTTTTGAAACTGTGAATAAACTTCTGAGTTAGAATACAGGAACTTATCATACAGCCACTGACATTagcaactttttttttaaaatgtgaCTCATATCTTTATAAGAGACTTGCCTGTTCAGCTCCATTTCTGTGTACGATGAGATCCTGAAAAGATAATGCTTAGATGAGACGCCAAAACATGACAGCTACAATGATCTAGTAAAAAGAATTATGGGTTCAATATTTGAAAGGTAAATTAATCTTTCTCACTTAGAGAAAACATTTGTACGCATCATACAACAAAGCCTTTTGTATGCATTATGCAGCAAAGCCTCATGCGAAACTCTGCTCTGCGCTTACAAACACTGGTGGATCCATGTGTACTCCCTCCGCCCCATTCATTTCTCTGTTACTTTTGGCACCAATATGTTCATTTTACACATaaaaaaaattctcaaaataTTTAGGATAACAAATGCCCTAGGTACCCAAAATAAGAATAGATAAACAAATGAATGGGGCGGAGGGAGTACCTATTATACAACTTTTAAAACAACTACCAAATGATTGCATTTGCATACTGGATAAAGAGCTTATAGTCTAGGAAACTGATGCGATGTGAAATTTTCCCTCCATGATTTAAAGGTATTTGAAAAACACAGTCTAAGTTCAAGTACTCACCATGGAACCAGAGACTAGTACATACAGGTCTGTGGGAGCTTCATTCTGCAAAATCACGTCTTCTTTGGgagggaaatattcagccttcatTTCTGAAACCTTATGGAGGATATGACAGAAAGTTACTGAAATCAGTAATCATTATCATTAAAAGAGTAACAGAGAAGCCCAAGGGATCAGACCAATAAAGCGTAATGCAAGCAACGTTATGAGATTAAAAGCTATAGAGAAACATCTTTATCATTCCACAGATATCGTTTTATCATGGTTTTATGGTACAGGACTACAGGGCACATAACACCAAGCCCATATTGAATAGCCGCTGAAGTTTTTATCTATGTTAGTTGGTCTGTTTATTGGCTCAACTAACCAAATACGGTTTGAAGAAACGCCCATGGTGAAGGATAGAAATTCTAAACGAATACATGAGGTGTGCAGTGTTTGCATAACCTTCTTTGCAGCTTAAAGAAAAAATAAACGCTATGGTTTGAAAAGATATTTTAGTCTATTATTTTCCAAAGTCAAGAGACGAATTTATATTTGGCTACATTGGATATGGAATATGGATGATATGAGTGCCATGCTGAAGCTAGGGGCGTTAGCACTGCTTGACAATGACAATTTCAAATTTTGTTTTAAACTTTTTTATTCGAGTTTACCATATGGCATTACTCGTTCATCCCTCTTATTTTTCCCCCGCTTTACTGCAAATCCTGGCTCCACCTGGTGTTACCATGATTTGTTGGTTAGGGGCGGTGAAAATTTTCAGAGGGGAGAACTATTAATGCAATAAGGTAAAATAGTGACAAAAAAAGTAGAAAATTTTAAATTGTATTGCTCGGGTGACTGCCCTTGCTAACCCCCTAGTTCCGCCACGTTGGCATCAGTGCCATGTGTTGTAATTTTAAGGGACATAATGGAAATAACTATCGAGTCATAATATGATTCAACATCAATTAAGTTTGCAATACACCAATTAAAGAGAACCGAGACAAAATGATATAAAGAGGAATGATATAAAATCATTAGACAATACTACATTTTAAATCAACTCATTTAGAAGTACAGCAAGATACAGAGAAAGATAAACATTACTAGCAAGCATGTAGTCTTGATGAAGTGGATACATACCAACTGAAAAAGCAAGTCGTTTGATACTCCACGAAATAGATACACCTTATCAAGCAGTGAATAAAACAGGTAATGTGAAATACTTGATTTAATTGCTTTAGGGAGTGATTCAAGAATCTCTTGCTGCTGCAAACCTTCAGAGTCAGTTCTGTGTTTCAGACACAAATGAGCAAGCATTTGTTCTTGGAGGCGATCTGGAAGTCTATTCCTTAGTGCAAAACTGGAAGCAGCTTGAATCGTGTCTCTCTATAACTCCACATAAGGCCAAAACATATGATAAATTAGCTTTACATCTTTGAATCCTATAAGCTGATACAAATGTAACATTGCCACCCTTTTCAGTCGCAGACGACCGCATAAAGAGAAGCATTTACAATTTTCAAACCAAGCTCCATTACGAAAGTCATGTATGAAACTCAGaaagaaaataaattaattacaGAAAGAAAGTAGTAGCTTACTTTACTTTAAACGTAACAGTAGCATTACTCAATACCATCAAAGAGGAGGTCGGTGCACTCTCGACTATTGCGAATTAGGGGTTGGATGTACCCAGCCTTACCACTGATAGGTTTCTAGACAATTACCCTTAATGAAAATTACATCGTGATTTGCGTGATCTGAATGGTACTTCACAATAAAAGAAGCTTAGACAGTAGTTTAACCTTTAACGAGTCATTTTGTTTTATTCCATAA from Silene latifolia isolate original U9 population chromosome 10, ASM4854445v1, whole genome shotgun sequence encodes:
- the LOC141605571 gene encoding potassium channel AKT1-like isoform X2, which encodes MKKWFKVGGCGVKEVNERGSLDEYSFSNGILPSLGARSNRRVLLTQYTISPFDPRYRVWETFLVLLVFYTAWVSPYEFGFLQTPIKGLAIADNIVNGFFFIDIVLTFFVAYLDPQTFLLIDDRKKIIWKYLSTWFLFDIISTFPSELVEKILPHSMQAYGLFNMLRLWRLRRASKMFSRLEKDRNISYFWIRCCKLVFVTLFAVHCAACFYYYIAAHYPDPKKTWIGVEMDDFHKADLWLRYVTSIYWSITTLTTTGYGDLHPVNIREMIFDIIFMLFNLGLTAYLIGNMTNLVVHGTSRTRKFRDTIQAASSFALRNRLPDRLQEQMLAHLCLKHRTDSEGLQQQEILESLPKAIKSSISHYLFYSLLDKVYLFRGVSNDLLFQLVSEMKAEYFPPKEDVILQNEAPTDLYVLVSGSMDLIVHRNGAEQFQKDVNSGDVCGEIGVLCYRPQLFTVRTKRLCQLLRLNRTAFLNLVQANVGDGAIIMNNLLEHLKEQSDPLMQSILRDIENMLAHGRMDLPLSLCFAAARGDEPLLQHLLRRGSEPNESDMNGRTALHIAAANGSENCAVVLLAYGADPNVRDSEGNVPLWDAVTGRHESLIKLLIDQGATLSSGDVPQYACYAVEQDSLEILKDIVRYGGDVTLPKSNGSTALHAAVSGGNPKIVKFLLKQGADVDQADSHGWTPRRVANFNANEEIKALFVSKEEASRQSVVIVPDKEVSPRLLRKTRSNSSMDVTPRLREVTWADRQPRRRVNTFRNSLFGIMSAAARDGNGFSNSPTFGNQLARVILRCPGKGEAAKLVMLPETIQELLDIGSKKFGCRCTKVFTSDGAEVDEIELVRDGDQLCIIYDEEGTTPKS
- the LOC141605571 gene encoding potassium channel AKT1-like isoform X3; translated protein: MKKWFKVGGCGVKEVNERGSLDEYSFSNGILPSLGARSNRRVLLTQYTISPFDPRYRVWETFLVLLVFYTAWVSPYEFGFLQTPIKGLAIADNIVNGFFFIDIVLTFFVAYLDPQTFLLIDDQKILPHSMQAYGLFNMLRLWRLRRASKMFSRLEKDRNISYFWIRCCKLVFVTLFAVHCAACFYYYIAAHYPDPKKTWIGVEMDDFHKADLWLRYVTSIYWSITTLTTTGYGDLHPVNIREMIFDIIFMLFNLGLTAYLIGNMTNLVVHGTSRTRKFRDTIQAASSFALRNRLPDRLQEQMLAHLCLKHRTDSEGLQQQEILESLPKAIKSSISHYLFYSLLDKVYLFRGVSNDLLFQLVSEMKAEYFPPKEDVILQNEAPTDLYVLVSGSMDLIVHRNGAEQFQKDVNSGDVCGEIGVLCYRPQLFTVRTKRLCQLLRLNRTAFLNLVQANVGDGAIIMNNLLEHLKEQSDPLMQSILRDIENMLAHGRMDLPLSLCFAAARGDEPLLQHLLRRGSEPNESDMNGRTALHIAAANGSENCAVVLLAYGADPNVRDSEGNVPLWDAVTGRHESLIKLLIDQGATLSSGDVPQYACYAVEQDSLEILKDIVRYGGDVTLPKSNGSTALHAAVSGGNPKIVKFLLKQGADVDQADSHGWTPRRVANFNANEEIKALFVSKEEASRQSVVIVPDKEVSPRLLRKTRSNSSMDVTPRLREVTWADRQPRRRVNTFRNSLFGIMSAAARADPMADGNGFSNSPTFGNQLARVILRCPGKGEAAKLVMLPETIQELLDIGSKKFGCRCTKVFTSDGAEVDEIELVRDGDQLCIIYDEEGTTPKS
- the LOC141605571 gene encoding potassium channel AKT1-like isoform X1; translated protein: MKKWFKVGGCGVKEVNERGSLDEYSFSNGILPSLGARSNRRVLLTQYTISPFDPRYRVWETFLVLLVFYTAWVSPYEFGFLQTPIKGLAIADNIVNGFFFIDIVLTFFVAYLDPQTFLLIDDRKKIIWKYLSTWFLFDIISTFPSELVEKILPHSMQAYGLFNMLRLWRLRRASKMFSRLEKDRNISYFWIRCCKLVFVTLFAVHCAACFYYYIAAHYPDPKKTWIGVEMDDFHKADLWLRYVTSIYWSITTLTTTGYGDLHPVNIREMIFDIIFMLFNLGLTAYLIGNMTNLVVHGTSRTRKFRDTIQAASSFALRNRLPDRLQEQMLAHLCLKHRTDSEGLQQQEILESLPKAIKSSISHYLFYSLLDKVYLFRGVSNDLLFQLVSEMKAEYFPPKEDVILQNEAPTDLYVLVSGSMDLIVHRNGAEQFQKDVNSGDVCGEIGVLCYRPQLFTVRTKRLCQLLRLNRTAFLNLVQANVGDGAIIMNNLLEHLKEQSDPLMQSILRDIENMLAHGRMDLPLSLCFAAARGDEPLLQHLLRRGSEPNESDMNGRTALHIAAANGSENCAVVLLAYGADPNVRDSEGNVPLWDAVTGRHESLIKLLIDQGATLSSGDVPQYACYAVEQDSLEILKDIVRYGGDVTLPKSNGSTALHAAVSGGNPKIVKFLLKQGADVDQADSHGWTPRRVANFNANEEIKALFVSKEEASRQSVVIVPDKEVSPRLLRKTRSNSSMDVTPRLREVTWADRQPRRRVNTFRNSLFGIMSAAARADPMADGNGFSNSPTFGNQLARVILRCPGKGEAAKLVMLPETIQELLDIGSKKFGCRCTKVFTSDGAEVDEIELVRDGDQLCIIYDEEGTTPKS